The genomic interval AAGAAAAACAAAATCGTTCAGTTTTTACAAAAAGGCCTTTTTTTTCTCATTGATCTTTTATTTCTGGGATGTGTAAATAATACTTGGCCCTTAATATGTCCCTTATGACCCAGCCTTGCATTATGTCAAGGAAATGTAGGTTTGTTCTGCAAATATACTATTCATGTTCCAATTGCTAGATTTATTTTAGATACTAAATACTAGTGCttaggagataattcaaaactaaaTTATTTCAGGAATTTATAGACGAGACATTGGCGGAACGATTATGGGGCCTTTCAGAGATGTTCCCAGATTCTGTTCGCAGCACATGTTCAACAGCCGCAAATTTTTCATGGAACTCAACGAAAGTCTGTTTCAAATTTGGCCGCAGTGCACTGTGGATTCTTGCCTCAAGTTTCACTATACTGATATTACCTGTGATGTTTGAAAAGGAGCGAGCATCCATGCATGAGCAGCAACTCCAGCAACAAAGACAGGTAACGTTGAAATACTTGTTTTTGTGGCATAAGGTCTTCTAAATACAGCTGATTATGGAGCCCATCCAGTTAGGTCAGTAGGTAGAGCATGAGTATGAATGAAATGGACACTCAAGTTTGATACAACACCCCGCAATAATTTGACAAGAGTGTCTCAGTGGTCATTTGTCCGGAGGAAATTTTCAGGTCTGGAATTTTTCAGGACTAGTCCTAATTTCAAGCTTTtgaatttccctatataaatctattggAGAAAAGACATTTCAGGCAGTAGAATGTAGATTTTCAGGCTTTTGATTTTCGATTGAATCCCAGGATTCTGCCAATAAAAAAGATCTGTAGGGtcgtaaaatcattttaaacttgttCTACCTATCCAAAAATGTTAATTTAGTGAGACGTATAATTTGTTgcataaatgacatgaaaaattcaaGCTATGctcaacatcatactgctttcatgacgttcttaatgTCAAGTCCCCTTTAGTGACTTACTTAAAAGCATTGTGTCTTGAAATAGTGAACATACTTTCTTCAATTTTttagatttgaaaggtaaaagaatgtttTGCATGAATACTTTAtctcagttttgatttttttgtcactGATGCATGTTTTGTCTTAGAACGGCCCATATATAAGTCCAGGTGCTCGATCGGAGTTTGTTAAGAcggtttatttttagctcacctgtcacaaagtgacaaggtgagcttttgtgatcacgcagcgtccgtcgtgcgtgcgtgcgtgcgtgcgtaaacttttgcttgtgaccactctagaggtcacatttttcatgggatctttatgaaagttggtcagaatgttcactttgatgatatctaggtcaagttcgaaactgggtcacgtgcggtcaaaaactaggtcagtaggtctaaaaatagaaaaaccttgtgacctctctagaggccatatattacacaagatcttcatgaaaatggtgagaatgttcagcttggtgatatctaggtcaagttcgaaactgggtcacgtgttatcaaaaactaggtcagtaggtcaaataatagaaaaaccttgtgacctctctaaaggccatatttttcatgggatctttatgaaagttggtcagaatgttcaccttgatgatatctaggtcaggttagaaactgggtcacgtgcggtcaaaaactaggtcagtaggtctaaaaaaagaaaaagcttgtgacctctctagaggccatatatttcacaagatcttcatgaaaattggtcagaatgttcaccttgatgatatctaggtcatgtttgaaactgggtcacgtgccttcaaaaactaggtcagtaggtcatataatagaaaaaccttgtgacctctctaaaggccatatttttcatgggatctgtatgaaagttggtctgaatgttcatcttgatgatatctaggtcaagttcgaaactgggtcacatgcgatcaaaaactaggtcagtaggtctaacaagaggaccatgatggtcctgaatcgctcacctcttcccacatgacccagttttgagtatgacgtcgttttttagctcacctgtcacaaagtgacaaagtgagcttttgtgatcgtgcggtgtccgtcgtccgtgcgtccgtccgtaaacttttacttgtgaccactctagaggtcacatttttcatgggatctttatgaaagttggtcagaatgttatcttgatgttatctaggtcaagttcgaaactgggtcacgtgccatcaaaaactaggtcagtaggtctaaaaatagaaaaaccttgtgacctctctagaggccatatatttcatgagatcttcatgaaaattggtcagaatgttcaccttgatgatatctaggtcaagttcaaaactgggtcacgtgccttcaaaaactaagtcagtaggtctaaaaatagaaaaaccttgtgacctctctagaggctatatatttcacaagatcttcatgaaaattggtcagaacgttcaccttgatgatatctaggtcaagttcgaaactgggtcccgtgcctttaaaatctaggtcagtaggtcaaataatagaaaaaccttgtgacctctctaaaagccatatttttcatgggatctgtattaaagttggtctgaatgttcatcttgttgatatctaggtcaagttcgaaactgggtcatgtgcggtcaaaaactaggtcagtaggtctaaaaatagaaaaaccttgtgacctctctagaggccatatatttcatgagatcttcatgaaaattggtcagaatgttcaccttgattatatctaggtcaggttcgaatatgggtcacatgcaatcaaaaactaggtcagtaggtcaaataatagaaaaaccttgtgacctctctagaggccatatttttcatgggatctgtatgaaagttattctgaatgttcaccttgatgatatctaggtcaagttcgaaagtgggtcacgtgccttcaaaaactaggtcagtagatcaaataatagaaaaaccttgtgacctctctaaaggccatacttttcatgggatctgtatgaaagttggtctgaatgttcatcttgatgatatctaggtcagatttcaaactgggtcaactgcgggcaaaaactaggtcagtaggtctaaaattattaaaatcttttgacctctctagaggccatatttttcaatggatgttcatgaaaattgatctgaatgttcaccttgatgatatctaggtcagtttcgaaactgggtcacgtgcggtcaa from Mercenaria mercenaria strain notata chromosome 2, MADL_Memer_1, whole genome shotgun sequence carries:
- the LOC123564579 gene encoding mitochondrial import receptor subunit TOM22 homolog, with amino-acid sequence MTELVKDTKIEDDEEEFIDETLAERLWGLSEMFPDSVRSTCSTAANFSWNSTKVCFKFGRSALWILASSFTILILPVMFEKERASMHEQQLQQQRQILLGPNTAVSGSGSGQGVMGMMPPGLTPTVASSP